In Desulfobulbaceae bacterium, one DNA window encodes the following:
- the lysA gene encoding diaminopimelate decarboxylase, giving the protein MNHFSYQNSELHCEEVPISTIAEQVGTPFYLYSYATLCKHFKAVDNAFADIPHVTCFATKACSNIAILNLFGTLGGGADIVSGGELFRALKAGIDPQKIVYSGVGKTKDELRYALKSNILMFNVESVQELETLQAIAASENTKAPIALRINPDVDPKTHAYISTGLAKNKFGIPIDDAEAIYLQADKMSNIAVVGVSCHIGSQLTTVAPFIESLQKVVNFVKRLQDKNVSINYLDMGGGLGIQYNDELPPSPADYAGAIKDVLTQLNDCTLIIEPGRVIVGNAGVLVTKVLYTKQGNKNFIIVDAAMNDLTRPSLYDAYHAIQPVKKTDAHEAVADIVGPICETGDFLAKNRSLPICTQGDLLAVMSSGAYGFTMSSNYNSRPRVAEVLAHGTEFHTIRQRETLDTLIQGETIPKFKTT; this is encoded by the coding sequence ATGAACCATTTTAGTTACCAAAACAGTGAACTGCACTGTGAAGAGGTGCCAATATCGACCATTGCCGAGCAGGTCGGAACCCCTTTTTACCTGTATAGCTACGCCACCCTCTGCAAACATTTCAAGGCTGTCGACAACGCCTTTGCCGATATTCCCCATGTGACCTGTTTTGCCACAAAAGCATGTTCCAACATTGCCATTTTAAACCTTTTTGGAACACTTGGCGGCGGCGCTGACATTGTCTCTGGAGGAGAGTTGTTTCGGGCCCTCAAGGCCGGGATAGATCCACAAAAAATTGTCTACTCCGGAGTCGGCAAAACAAAAGATGAACTTCGTTATGCCCTAAAGTCAAACATCCTGATGTTCAATGTTGAGTCCGTCCAGGAGCTTGAAACACTGCAAGCGATCGCTGCCTCTGAAAATACCAAGGCACCAATTGCCCTGCGAATTAACCCTGATGTTGATCCTAAAACACATGCCTATATCTCGACAGGGCTGGCAAAGAACAAGTTTGGCATACCAATTGACGATGCAGAGGCTATCTACCTACAGGCTGACAAGATGAGCAATATTGCTGTTGTTGGCGTAAGCTGCCATATAGGCTCACAGCTTACCACCGTTGCTCCATTCATTGAGTCTCTTCAGAAAGTGGTGAATTTTGTAAAGCGGCTCCAGGACAAGAATGTGTCAATTAACTATTTAGATATGGGCGGCGGCTTAGGAATACAGTACAACGACGAACTGCCTCCCAGCCCGGCAGATTATGCCGGTGCCATTAAAGACGTTCTGACCCAGCTTAACGACTGTACCTTGATAATCGAACCCGGACGCGTTATAGTTGGCAATGCCGGGGTGCTCGTCACAAAAGTTCTCTATACAAAGCAAGGTAATAAAAATTTCATCATAGTTGATGCCGCAATGAACGATTTGACCAGGCCAAGCCTCTATGATGCTTACCATGCTATTCAGCCTGTTAAAAAAACTGACGCGCATGAGGCTGTTGCTGATATTGTCGGGCCCATCTGCGAGACGGGTGACTTTTTAGCAAAAAACAGATCTCTGCCTATTTGCACTCAAGGTGATCTCCTGGCCGTAATGAGTTCAGGTGCCTATGGTTTCACCATGTCATCGAACTACAATTCCCGGCCCCGTGTGGCCGAAGTATTGGCCCATGGTACTGAGTTTCATACAATTCGACAACGGGAAACCCTGGATACCCTTATCCAGGGTGAAACTATTCCAAAGTTTAAAACAACATGA
- a CDS encoding fibronectin type III domain-containing protein, whose protein sequence is MICGLRTIFVLIFIFGLSTTSCGRKTLPIPPEDALPQAITDLSFQQDENKIILNWTAPEYTTAGSKLPNIDSFEILRAGIPEKDFCAGCPVSFTSSFEISAEIAITDPKSRAAQYTEMILRPGHRFFYKVRSKAGWRLISEDSNIVSFSWNSPAKAPESPTAISGDMEVMLSWLPVTTLIDGQQIDNPLYQVFRSRLKQNFEPIGQPVAVPAFVDSGLVNGQQYFYKISAIQLHEKNKITGLASHVVSSTPKDMTAPAPPRNITVVQLADGVKILWDKAAEKDIAGYRVYRRAATETTMQRIGQVDQAQFSFTDQPATAKAGLYYAVTAYDRATPANESPKSKEIFYEPF, encoded by the coding sequence ATGATTTGCGGCCTGCGCACCATTTTTGTACTTATTTTTATTTTTGGACTGAGCACTACCAGCTGTGGACGAAAAACGCTGCCCATCCCGCCCGAAGATGCCCTGCCCCAGGCGATAACCGATCTTAGTTTCCAACAGGATGAAAACAAAATTATCCTTAATTGGACGGCGCCGGAATACACAACAGCAGGCTCCAAACTCCCGAATATTGACTCCTTTGAAATCCTCAGGGCCGGAATTCCTGAAAAAGATTTCTGCGCCGGTTGCCCCGTTTCATTTACATCATCATTTGAAATAAGCGCTGAAATCGCTATTACAGACCCTAAAAGTCGGGCTGCGCAGTACACTGAAATGATTTTAAGGCCTGGGCACCGCTTTTTCTACAAAGTGCGCAGCAAGGCAGGCTGGCGACTAATAAGCGAGGATTCCAATATCGTCTCTTTTTCATGGAACTCCCCAGCCAAAGCTCCAGAAAGCCCTACCGCCATATCCGGCGACATGGAGGTCATGCTGTCATGGCTGCCGGTAACAACACTTATTGACGGTCAACAGATTGATAACCCGCTCTACCAAGTCTTCCGAAGCAGATTAAAACAGAATTTTGAACCGATAGGCCAGCCTGTCGCTGTGCCGGCCTTCGTTGATTCAGGTCTAGTCAACGGCCAGCAATATTTTTACAAAATCAGCGCGATCCAACTACACGAAAAAAACAAAATTACCGGCCTGGCAAGCCATGTGGTTTCATCCACTCCTAAGGACATGACAGCACCTGCACCGCCCCGAAATATCACGGTTGTCCAGTTGGCCGACGGAGTCAAAATTTTATGGGATAAGGCCGCAGAGAAAGATATAGCCGGATACAGGGTCTACAGGCGAGCTGCCACCGAAACAACCATGCAGAGAATTGGTCAAGTCGATCAAGCCCAGTTTTCCTTTACTGACCAGCCTGCAACTGCAAAAGCTGGCCTGTACTATGCGGTTACGGCCTATGACCGAGCCACCCCAGCAAATGAAAGCCCCAAATCAAAGGAAATTTTCTATGAACCATTTTAG